A window of the Tiliqua scincoides isolate rTilSci1 chromosome 5, rTilSci1.hap2, whole genome shotgun sequence genome harbors these coding sequences:
- the LOC136651844 gene encoding olfactory receptor 4M1-like isoform X2 — MQPENSSEVTEFILMGLSHEWGVQLFLFALFLLFYLIVLPSNVLIIITIRSDPHLNSPMYFLLANLAFLDIWYSSITAPKMLIDFLSEHKIISFGGCIAQLFFLHFVGASEMFLLTVMAYDCYVAICHPLHYTTMMSRRLCIILVLISWAGGFVHSFIQVVLIVRLPFCGPNELDNYFCDITQVLRITCANTFAEEMVMIFSSGLISVVCFVALLVSYAFLLTVLKTNTGESASKALSTCYSHIVIVIFMFGPAIYIYARPFDEYAPDKVVSVFHTIIFPLLNPIIYTLRNKEITTAMKKVVLRYLLCRK; from the exons atgcaaccaga AAACAGTTCCGAAGTGACAGAGTTCATCCTGATGGGGCTGTCTCATGAATGGGGAGTTCAGCTTTTCCTCTTTGCCCTTTTCCTGCTCTTCTACTTGATCGTTCTTCCAAGCAACGTGCTGATCATTATCACCATCAGGAGTGACCCCCACCTCAACTCACCCATGTATTTCCTGTTGGCCAACCTGGCATTCTTGGACATCTGGTACTCCTCCATCACTGCCCCCAAGATGCTAATCGACTTCTTGTCTGAGCACAAGATCATATCCTTTGGAGGCTGCATCGCTCAGCTCTTCTTCCTCCATTTTGTGGGCGCCTCCGAGATGTTCCTGCTCACCGTCATGGCCTACGACTGCTATGTTGCCATCTGCCATCCCTTACACTACACCACTATGATGAGCCGGCGACTGTGTATCATACTGGTGCtcatctcctgggctggtggcttTGTCCATTCCTTCATCCAAGTCGTGCTGATTGTCCGTCTCCCTTTCTGCGGCCCCAATGAACTGGACAACTACTTCTGCGACATCACCCAGGTGCTGAGGATCACCTGCGCGAATACTTTTGCTGAGGAGATGGTGATGATTTTCAGCAGTGGACTCATCTCTGTTGTCTGCTTCGTGGCCCTCTTGGTTTCCTATGCCTTCCTGCTCACCGTGTTGAAGACGAACACCGGTGAGTCGGCCAGCAAGGCCCTTTCCACCTGCTATTCCCACATCGTTATCGTCATTTTCATGTTTGGCCCTGCGATTTACATCTATGCCCGACCCTTTGACGAGTATGCCCCTGACAAGGTGGTCTCTGTCTTCCATACCATCATCTTCCCACTCCTGAACCCCATCATTTATACCCTCAGAAACAAGGAGATCACAACTGCAATGAAGAAGGTGGTCCTCAGATACCTTCTCTGCAGGAAGTGA
- the LOC136651844 gene encoding olfactory receptor 4M1-like isoform X1 — protein MEVRNSSEVTEFILMGLSHEWGVQLFLFALFLLFYLIVLPSNVLIIITIRSDPHLNSPMYFLLANLAFLDIWYSSITAPKMLIDFLSEHKIISFGGCIAQLFFLHFVGASEMFLLTVMAYDCYVAICHPLHYTTMMSRRLCIILVLISWAGGFVHSFIQVVLIVRLPFCGPNELDNYFCDITQVLRITCANTFAEEMVMIFSSGLISVVCFVALLVSYAFLLTVLKTNTGESASKALSTCYSHIVIVIFMFGPAIYIYARPFDEYAPDKVVSVFHTIIFPLLNPIIYTLRNKEITTAMKKVVLRYLLCRK, from the exons ATGGAGGTA AGAAACAGTTCCGAAGTGACAGAGTTCATCCTGATGGGGCTGTCTCATGAATGGGGAGTTCAGCTTTTCCTCTTTGCCCTTTTCCTGCTCTTCTACTTGATCGTTCTTCCAAGCAACGTGCTGATCATTATCACCATCAGGAGTGACCCCCACCTCAACTCACCCATGTATTTCCTGTTGGCCAACCTGGCATTCTTGGACATCTGGTACTCCTCCATCACTGCCCCCAAGATGCTAATCGACTTCTTGTCTGAGCACAAGATCATATCCTTTGGAGGCTGCATCGCTCAGCTCTTCTTCCTCCATTTTGTGGGCGCCTCCGAGATGTTCCTGCTCACCGTCATGGCCTACGACTGCTATGTTGCCATCTGCCATCCCTTACACTACACCACTATGATGAGCCGGCGACTGTGTATCATACTGGTGCtcatctcctgggctggtggcttTGTCCATTCCTTCATCCAAGTCGTGCTGATTGTCCGTCTCCCTTTCTGCGGCCCCAATGAACTGGACAACTACTTCTGCGACATCACCCAGGTGCTGAGGATCACCTGCGCGAATACTTTTGCTGAGGAGATGGTGATGATTTTCAGCAGTGGACTCATCTCTGTTGTCTGCTTCGTGGCCCTCTTGGTTTCCTATGCCTTCCTGCTCACCGTGTTGAAGACGAACACCGGTGAGTCGGCCAGCAAGGCCCTTTCCACCTGCTATTCCCACATCGTTATCGTCATTTTCATGTTTGGCCCTGCGATTTACATCTATGCCCGACCCTTTGACGAGTATGCCCCTGACAAGGTGGTCTCTGTCTTCCATACCATCATCTTCCCACTCCTGAACCCCATCATTTATACCCTCAGAAACAAGGAGATCACAACTGCAATGAAGAAGGTGGTCCTCAGATACCTTCTCTGCAGGAAGTGA